In a genomic window of Zhongshania aliphaticivorans:
- a CDS encoding prenyltransferase, translated as MSGLFLSKGLFPEEFFRPTVEFLLRAQQADGSIPWFDGGHCDPWDHVESAMGLSIGGEYTAAENAYRWLKNSQLDDGSWWAAYRAGEVENQERRETNFVAYIATGIWHHYLISKNTTFLREMWPCVQGAIGFVLQQQSSHGEINWAVNAKGESMVDALVTGCSSIYKSLECAVNISVVIGDPRADWRDARVALGNALRNKPERFDRTWESKSRYSMDWFYPVLTGAVPAAKAGAHLQHRWDEFVEQGMGCRCVSDEPWVTVAESCELTMALLAAGDHARAVMVYSWLHQWRDSRGEYWTGYQFVEDLLWPDERPTWTAAAILLAADALTEHTAAHHLFNQVRLLDVSAASRQQQAGRVRSW; from the coding sequence ATGAGTGGACTGTTTTTGAGCAAAGGCCTATTCCCAGAGGAGTTTTTTAGGCCGACGGTAGAGTTTTTGCTACGGGCTCAGCAGGCAGACGGCAGCATTCCTTGGTTTGATGGCGGCCATTGCGACCCTTGGGATCATGTTGAGTCGGCAATGGGGCTTAGTATTGGCGGAGAATACACGGCAGCAGAAAACGCTTACCGCTGGTTAAAGAATTCTCAACTTGACGATGGCAGTTGGTGGGCAGCGTATCGGGCTGGTGAAGTTGAGAACCAAGAGCGTCGTGAAACCAATTTTGTTGCGTATATTGCTACTGGTATTTGGCATCATTATTTAATCAGCAAAAACACGACGTTTTTACGTGAGATGTGGCCCTGTGTTCAAGGAGCGATTGGCTTTGTGCTCCAGCAGCAATCCTCCCATGGCGAAATAAATTGGGCGGTGAATGCTAAGGGCGAATCGATGGTTGATGCGCTTGTTACCGGTTGCTCATCTATTTATAAAAGCCTTGAATGCGCGGTGAATATTTCGGTTGTTATCGGCGACCCACGCGCAGATTGGCGAGATGCCAGAGTTGCATTGGGCAATGCTCTCCGTAACAAGCCAGAGCGTTTTGATCGCACTTGGGAAAGCAAATCTCGCTACTCCATGGACTGGTTTTACCCCGTGCTTACAGGCGCCGTGCCTGCGGCTAAAGCCGGTGCGCATTTGCAACATCGCTGGGACGAATTTGTAGAGCAGGGTATGGGTTGCCGCTGTGTATCAGACGAGCCTTGGGTGACTGTAGCCGAGTCCTGTGAATTAACTATGGCCCTGCTGGCTGCTGGCGATCACGCCCGTGCAGTGATGGTGTATAGCTGGTTACATCAGTGGCGCGACAGTCGCGGTGAATACTGGACTGGCTATCAATTTGTTGAAGACCTTTTGTGGCCAGACGAGCGGCCAACATGGACCGCGGCGGCTATTCTGCTTGCAGCAGATGCGCTCACCGAGCACACTGCCGCTCATCATTTATTTAATCAAGTTCGTCTTTTAGATGTGAGCGCGGCAAGTCGTCAACAACAAGCTGGTCGAGTACGGTCTTGGTGA
- a CDS encoding NAD-dependent epimerase, whose product MKYLITGNAGFIGFHVAKTLLARGDSVVGIDNVNDYYDTSLKEARLRELEKVAQQGFEEGAKPEYEFIRASIADKPALDACFGRHQFDRVINLAAQAGVRYSIEHPEAYVESNLIGFANLLEACRNAKTPHLTYASTSSVYGGNTTMPFSEDHSADHPLQFYAATKRANELMAHSYSHLFKLPTTGLRFFTVYGPWGRPDMALFKFTSLILQGKPIPVFNHGHHSRDFTYIDDIVEGVIKSSDQVADADPNWSPAAPNPATSNAPYRIFNIGNGNPAQLSEYIDALEEALGKKAQREMLPMQAGDIPDTHADTHKLQQATGYKPDTSVREGVQKFVAWYRDYYSV is encoded by the coding sequence ATGAAGTATTTGATTACTGGCAACGCGGGCTTTATTGGTTTTCATGTTGCAAAAACACTGCTCGCGCGGGGTGATTCGGTTGTTGGCATAGATAACGTCAATGACTACTACGACACCAGCTTGAAGGAAGCGCGTCTACGTGAACTGGAAAAGGTTGCACAGCAGGGCTTCGAAGAGGGAGCAAAACCCGAATACGAATTTATACGGGCTAGTATTGCCGATAAACCGGCCTTGGATGCCTGTTTTGGGCGCCACCAGTTTGATCGAGTGATAAACCTTGCGGCTCAGGCCGGGGTGCGCTATTCCATTGAGCATCCAGAAGCCTATGTCGAAAGTAATCTGATCGGTTTCGCTAACTTGCTAGAAGCCTGTCGCAATGCCAAAACACCACACCTTACCTATGCCAGTACAAGTAGCGTATACGGCGGCAATACCACCATGCCATTCAGTGAAGATCACAGTGCAGATCACCCTTTGCAGTTCTATGCGGCCACTAAGCGTGCCAACGAATTGATGGCGCATAGCTACAGTCATCTGTTCAAGTTGCCCACCACGGGCCTTCGCTTTTTTACGGTGTACGGCCCTTGGGGTCGCCCGGATATGGCACTGTTCAAGTTCACTAGTTTGATCTTGCAGGGTAAGCCAATCCCCGTATTCAATCACGGGCATCACAGCCGTGATTTCACGTATATAGATGACATTGTTGAGGGTGTGATTAAATCTAGCGATCAAGTCGCAGATGCCGACCCCAATTGGTCGCCGGCTGCCCCCAACCCTGCCACTAGCAATGCGCCTTATCGTATTTTCAATATTGGCAATGGTAATCCCGCGCAGTTGTCAGAATATATTGATGCCTTGGAGGAGGCGCTGGGCAAGAAAGCTCAGCGCGAGATGCTACCCATGCAAGCGGGTGACATTCCTGATACCCACGCAGACACCCACAAGCTACAACAGGCGACGGGCTACAAGCCTGATACCAGTGTGCGTGAAGGCGTACAGAAATTTGTGGCGTGGTACCGAGATTACTATTCCGTTTAA
- a CDS encoding 3-deoxy-D-manno-octulosonic acid kinase, with protein sequence MHRLFKSGLATVIYDDELVDANCGKLFQLEWLHANSGGQKLERGTAVMFQYGGLELVFKQYHRGGLIGRWIAKTYRYCRLKNTRVWREFHMLDATHKLGLPVPRPVAACCTGITPIAYRGAVITERVPGSKNLTEILCEQPLSNELWGKLGTLIARFHTLNVFHADLNTSNILLADKEKFYLVDFDKGEVRTPLSRKDAESNVARLHRSLNKLQGRHPAFCFSEDNWQALTSAYQRAINSD encoded by the coding sequence GTGCATAGGTTATTCAAAAGCGGGCTAGCTACGGTCATCTACGATGATGAGCTAGTGGATGCCAACTGCGGAAAGCTATTTCAACTCGAGTGGCTTCATGCGAATAGTGGCGGCCAGAAACTAGAACGGGGTACGGCTGTGATGTTCCAATACGGCGGGCTGGAGCTAGTTTTCAAGCAATATCATCGCGGCGGTCTCATCGGACGTTGGATTGCAAAAACTTACCGCTACTGTCGCCTTAAAAACACTCGCGTATGGCGAGAATTCCATATGTTAGATGCCACCCACAAGCTAGGACTGCCGGTACCTCGACCCGTGGCAGCGTGCTGCACCGGCATAACTCCAATAGCCTATCGCGGTGCGGTCATCACCGAACGGGTGCCGGGCTCAAAAAATCTCACCGAAATACTTTGTGAACAGCCGCTCAGCAACGAGCTCTGGGGAAAACTAGGAACATTAATCGCGCGCTTCCACACATTGAACGTGTTTCATGCCGACCTAAATACCAGCAATATTTTGCTGGCCGACAAGGAAAAATTTTATCTGGTCGACTTTGACAAAGGAGAAGTTCGCACCCCCCTTTCCCGCAAAGATGCAGAATCCAATGTGGCCCGCCTGCACCGTTCGCTAAATAAACTCCAAGGGCGCCACCCCGCTTTCTGCTTTTCGGAAGACAACTGGCAAGCGCTTACATCGGCTTACCAGCGCGCCATCAATAGCGATTAA
- a CDS encoding glycosyltransferase family A protein: MPNTLNPDSKKHWSDFIVSRFLRLAASGLVPASLFQKPLPSKTQRAARSGNLNIEIVSHCWQYSHFLSYQLSSLVLFPPTKATVTMTVYYNSEDSRTAAVLEFFAKQQVPGVTWHWCELPKESLFRRAIGRNQAALATKADWIWFTDCDLMFRQHCLDQLAESLQSRNDCLVFPLRERITSLLEDDDPMLNLDPKDLQVIDIDDSLFIEQTRDRATGPLQIAHGDTSRAGGYCNSLTYYQKPAASWCKAHEDRAFRWLLGTQGEPLDIPGVYRIRHVSKGRYTGSKLNTQLRSGVRKATDRH, translated from the coding sequence ATGCCGAATACTCTCAATCCCGATTCAAAGAAACATTGGTCGGATTTTATCGTTAGTCGATTTCTGCGCCTCGCCGCCAGCGGCTTAGTGCCTGCCTCCCTATTCCAAAAGCCGCTGCCAAGTAAAACTCAGCGCGCAGCGCGCAGCGGCAATTTGAATATTGAAATTGTCAGCCACTGCTGGCAATACTCGCACTTTCTAAGTTATCAGTTGAGTTCTTTAGTTCTCTTCCCGCCGACTAAAGCCACGGTAACGATGACGGTGTATTACAACAGTGAAGACAGTCGGACAGCGGCCGTTCTCGAATTTTTTGCAAAACAGCAGGTACCGGGTGTGACTTGGCACTGGTGCGAACTGCCGAAAGAATCCTTGTTTCGCCGTGCTATTGGCCGGAATCAAGCGGCTTTAGCTACCAAGGCAGACTGGATTTGGTTTACCGATTGCGACTTGATGTTTCGTCAGCACTGTTTAGACCAATTGGCAGAATCGCTGCAAAGTCGCAACGACTGCCTAGTTTTTCCTCTGCGTGAGCGCATCACTTCGCTGCTGGAAGACGACGACCCAATGTTGAATCTCGATCCTAAGGATTTGCAGGTCATTGATATCGATGATTCCCTATTTATCGAACAAACCCGTGACCGCGCTACTGGCCCACTTCAGATTGCCCACGGCGATACCAGTCGCGCAGGAGGCTATTGCAATAGTTTAACTTACTATCAGAAGCCCGCCGCGAGTTGGTGTAAAGCCCATGAAGATCGCGCCTTCCGCTGGTTGTTAGGTACCCAGGGCGAGCCATTAGATATTCCCGGGGTATATCGAATTCGCCATGTCAGCAAAGGCCGCTATACAGGCAGCAAGCTAAACACACAGTTACGCAGCGGTGTTCGCAAGGCCACAGATAGGCATTAA
- the waaA gene encoding lipid IV(A) 3-deoxy-D-manno-octulosonic acid transferase: protein MHILYTWCFRLALPLMLLHLWRRGRTDSTYRSRWRERFGLVDSRENITNAPDNSPAPLVWIHSASVGETLATIPLIKALSERHPHWQWLVTTTTPTGSQRVREALEPVLNERLLHYYIPFDLPEFLRPFINTLQPNILLIIETELWPNLLATCYKHNIPTVLVNGRLSAKSAKGYARFSALSRNMLRHFSRVLTQYPADTERFVTLGVPAARINTVGNIKFDLHLDTNVINEAQTIASQWRNQTKRQVWLAASTHEGEEEQVLDAYDILRKSFPDLLLVLVPRHPVRSDNVARLCRQRGLNTVRRSEGIAPDANIQVLLGDTMGELLYFYGACDVAFMGGSLVPIGGHNMIEPAAWGVPTVSGPHLHNFSTVSSLIQESGGLVVAESAQQIANKVAAWLKDKDERIAIGDRAQKVVSRNNGALARTVDEIEALVPSNIS, encoded by the coding sequence ATGCACATTTTGTACACTTGGTGTTTTCGTCTAGCCTTGCCACTGATGCTTTTGCATCTATGGCGGCGCGGACGAACTGATTCCACGTATCGTAGTCGCTGGCGTGAGCGCTTTGGCCTAGTGGACTCCCGCGAAAATATCACTAACGCACCTGACAATAGCCCCGCGCCGCTAGTCTGGATACACTCGGCATCGGTTGGTGAAACCCTGGCCACCATTCCATTGATAAAAGCCCTATCCGAACGCCATCCGCATTGGCAATGGTTGGTGACAACCACAACCCCAACTGGGTCTCAGCGGGTACGTGAAGCCCTAGAGCCCGTTCTAAACGAACGCTTACTCCACTACTACATACCCTTCGATTTACCCGAATTTCTGCGCCCGTTTATTAACACCTTACAACCGAATATTTTGTTGATTATAGAAACCGAGCTATGGCCGAACCTGCTGGCAACTTGTTATAAACACAATATACCTACCGTTCTTGTAAATGGCCGCCTAAGTGCCAAATCCGCCAAGGGCTATGCCCGTTTTTCCGCCCTGAGCCGCAATATGTTGCGCCACTTCAGTCGAGTACTCACCCAGTACCCCGCAGATACAGAGCGCTTTGTCACTCTTGGCGTGCCTGCAGCACGGATTAATACCGTGGGCAATATAAAGTTCGACCTACATCTCGACACCAATGTAATCAATGAAGCGCAAACAATTGCCAGCCAATGGCGTAACCAAACTAAGCGGCAAGTATGGCTAGCGGCAAGTACCCACGAAGGAGAGGAAGAGCAGGTCTTAGATGCCTATGACATTCTGCGCAAAAGCTTCCCCGATTTACTATTAGTCTTGGTTCCAAGGCATCCGGTGCGCTCTGACAATGTGGCTCGACTATGCCGTCAGCGAGGCCTGAATACCGTGCGCCGCAGCGAGGGCATTGCTCCCGATGCCAACATTCAGGTGTTGCTAGGCGATACCATGGGTGAACTGCTGTATTTTTACGGCGCTTGCGATGTCGCCTTTATGGGGGGGAGTTTGGTACCCATCGGTGGGCACAATATGATCGAACCTGCCGCCTGGGGAGTACCTACAGTCAGCGGGCCGCACCTACATAATTTCAGTACAGTATCCAGTTTGATTCAAGAATCCGGCGGCCTAGTCGTCGCAGAATCCGCTCAACAGATTGCCAATAAAGTAGCTGCTTGGCTCAAAGACAAAGATGAGCGTATCGCCATTGGAGACAGAGCGCAGAAAGTGGTGTCACGAAACAATGGCGCCCTAGCGCGCACAGTGGATGAAATTGAAGCGCTGGTGCCAAGCAATATCTCCTAA
- a CDS encoding polysialyltransferase family glycosyltransferase — MHRYYFISSPLHFCVASSIALQHQDDLNIAVMVPGSQTFLKKYGGAAEQSSDIFGKVAYLAERTGKLNITARKSWFASYQTLFGDQQEVAIYTGNDRRPEFQSAMYWLVTQGKKPDAYYMDEGTVTYIGHKSMHSIQHRYIDPLLKKLLYGELWKNALTTGSSPWIATACVAFPDLVHPRLKEKTLLPIDVAAFSDEKFLDMARTIAALDKDQQTLLDHVSLVLTLPYEAYFIKQRHRYAELATQLKTMFSLDQMAIKPHPRISKPELLSETFPGFQVLDSSVGMELLVPLLNAECAIVGDVSSVLLTAKWLRPTMPIFALAQDEDASSKLAEIYQKLDIPIVAMEELASQLAPVKTKGANPSNG, encoded by the coding sequence ATGCATCGTTATTATTTTATTTCCTCTCCCTTGCATTTCTGCGTGGCCAGCAGTATTGCTCTGCAACACCAAGATGATCTTAATATTGCAGTTATGGTGCCCGGCTCACAAACCTTTTTAAAGAAATACGGCGGTGCTGCAGAGCAATCATCTGACATTTTTGGCAAGGTAGCCTACCTGGCAGAGCGTACCGGCAAGCTTAATATTACGGCGCGTAAAAGCTGGTTTGCGAGTTATCAAACCTTATTTGGCGATCAACAAGAAGTCGCCATTTATACTGGCAACGACCGCAGACCTGAGTTTCAATCTGCCATGTATTGGCTAGTAACCCAGGGTAAAAAACCCGATGCTTACTATATGGATGAAGGCACGGTAACGTATATTGGCCACAAGTCTATGCATTCCATTCAGCATCGCTATATCGATCCCTTGCTTAAAAAGTTGCTATACGGAGAGTTGTGGAAGAATGCCTTAACTACCGGCTCATCACCTTGGATTGCGACCGCCTGCGTGGCATTTCCTGATTTGGTTCATCCGCGCCTGAAGGAAAAAACCTTGTTACCCATCGATGTTGCCGCCTTCAGCGATGAGAAATTCTTAGATATGGCTCGCACTATCGCGGCCCTAGATAAGGATCAACAAACACTGCTTGATCATGTGAGCTTAGTGCTGACACTACCCTATGAAGCGTATTTTATTAAACAACGCCATCGTTACGCCGAGCTTGCCACGCAACTTAAAACTATGTTTTCCCTTGATCAAATGGCGATTAAGCCCCACCCCCGTATTAGCAAGCCTGAACTTCTCAGCGAAACCTTCCCCGGTTTTCAAGTATTAGATAGCAGCGTAGGGATGGAGTTATTAGTGCCATTACTCAACGCTGAATGCGCCATTGTTGGCGATGTGTCTTCGGTGTTGTTAACCGCGAAATGGCTGCGCCCCACTATGCCGATCTTTGCTTTAGCACAAGATGAAGACGCCTCATCTAAATTAGCTGAGATTTACCAAAAACTAGATATACCCATCGTGGCAATGGAAGAATTGGCAAGTCAACTTGCCCCTGTAAAAACCAAAGGCGCCAACCCTAGCAATGGATGA
- a CDS encoding polysaccharide pyruvyl transferase family protein, with the protein MSKKTYFVVNDTRYDNHHGGWRVMANLHLAMEKRGWQCSGSLPVSAQAQHLKQHRNAIAEANLIVVNGEGSLHHNSRNTNRLFEIMGLLCKKRPIVLLNALWQDNDPEQWRPLLSQFSAVFTRDRRSQAQLVAMGIEAGYAPDLTFYNYPDYSNSQRSRYMITDSVLKEWDEKALSICQADPECEFRTLLTRKPSFSRGSRDWGRQLKSALYPWLFERVNTNVPARYKVLAKATNNGDEFLQSLASYRGVCAARYHALCFALQQQVPMLLVSSNSHKSEALIEEVGLPLALFKFDNSRPGNLKIQLQQVVEQYSDYTECVKSFNIEAKAQIEAMFDHVVGVCS; encoded by the coding sequence GTGTCGAAAAAAACCTATTTTGTTGTCAACGACACCCGCTACGATAATCACCATGGCGGCTGGCGAGTAATGGCGAATCTTCATTTAGCCATGGAGAAACGCGGCTGGCAGTGCAGTGGTTCTTTGCCAGTTAGCGCCCAAGCCCAACATCTTAAACAACACCGCAATGCCATTGCCGAAGCCAATTTGATAGTGGTCAATGGCGAAGGTTCGCTACACCACAACAGCCGCAATACCAATCGCTTGTTTGAAATAATGGGGCTGCTGTGCAAAAAACGACCAATTGTTTTACTCAACGCTCTATGGCAAGACAACGATCCCGAGCAGTGGCGGCCTTTACTTTCACAATTCTCTGCCGTTTTTACCCGTGATCGACGCAGCCAAGCTCAACTTGTTGCCATGGGTATCGAAGCGGGTTATGCGCCGGATCTTACCTTTTATAACTACCCTGATTACTCTAATAGCCAGCGTTCACGCTACATGATTACAGACTCAGTTCTAAAGGAGTGGGATGAAAAAGCCTTGTCGATTTGCCAAGCCGATCCCGAGTGTGAATTTAGAACGCTACTAACAAGGAAACCGAGCTTTTCCCGAGGCAGCCGAGATTGGGGAAGGCAACTGAAGTCGGCTCTTTATCCGTGGTTATTTGAACGTGTGAACACCAATGTGCCAGCGCGCTATAAAGTGTTGGCTAAAGCGACTAACAATGGTGATGAGTTTTTGCAGTCTTTAGCATCGTATCGCGGTGTTTGTGCCGCACGCTACCATGCTTTGTGCTTTGCCTTACAGCAACAGGTGCCTATGCTTCTGGTTTCTTCTAATTCACATAAAAGTGAAGCCTTGATTGAGGAAGTCGGCCTGCCGCTAGCATTATTTAAATTCGACAATTCACGCCCAGGGAACCTTAAAATTCAATTGCAGCAGGTGGTCGAGCAATATTCAGATTACACTGAGTGCGTTAAATCCTTTAATATTGAGGCCAAAGCGCAAATTGAAGCCATGTTTGATCATGTTGTTGGTGTATGCAGCTGA
- a CDS encoding efflux RND transporter permease subunit: MLLSDTAIKRPVFAIVISLLLVAFGLLAFDRLALREYPDIDPPIISISTIYVGASAEVVESRVTQIIEERIAGIEGIKSINSSSRDGFSSINIEFKLSRDVDAAANDVRDRVARVVADLPEEADPPEVQKTDADEQVIMWHNLSSEQHNILELADYAQRHIVDRLAVLDGVARVRISGGPEYAMRIWLDRKSLAARQLTVSDVENALRRENVELPAGTLQSLERDFVVKINRHYLSPPDFEGLVVKRDEQGYLTRLGDVARVELGAAEYRQSFQGNGIPMVGVGVVKQSVSNTLAVAEAVRAEVIKIRQSLPDGIELHSSFDSSVFIARAISEVYSTLAIAAVLVVLVIFLFLGDFRAMLVPAVTVPVSLIATFTVLYALGYTINLLTLLALVLAIGLVVDDSIVVLENIHRRLQNGEPPLVAAYRGSRQVGFAVLATTAVLVAVFVPISFLDGDVGRLFGEFAVAMAVAVVFSSLVALTLSPVICSKVLRKDAIHGSLGNFVEGLLHRMESRYGKLLAGSMKHSIIAALAVAMTIGACGFFLQKVPTEFAPKEDRGVMFLVIRGPEGASYNYVTRQLGEIEKRLMPMVDAGIVKRLLLRAPGGRGGADIYNEANGVIVLSPWGERENVTKVVAEIRQRLNGFTGLSVYPILPQSLSGGFSKPVEFVIGGSNYQDLAKWSDLLIKEAKTNPGLLGIDSDFRQTKPQLAVTINRDRAATLGVDASEINRSLETLLGSRRVTTFMMGGEEYDVILEGEPSSQHSPEDLSNIYVRSATTGTLIPLGNLVSLQERGDAAVLNRYNRVRAITIDANLANGYSLGEALTYLEKVAADNFPNATIDFKGESLDYREAGNAVYFTFALALLVVFLVLAAQFESFIHPFIILLSVPLAIAGALAGLYLSGQSLNIYSQIALIMLVGLAAKNGILLVEFANQLRDQGLAFDDAVLQSARQRLRPIVMTAFTTIMGAVPLILSSGPGSESRYVIGIVVVFGVSSATFLTLFVIPMAYRLLAKNTKSPHTVSRQLEAQLAVTEDKEKND, from the coding sequence ATGTTGCTTTCTGACACCGCCATAAAACGCCCTGTCTTTGCCATTGTAATTAGCCTGTTATTAGTGGCTTTTGGCTTGCTAGCTTTTGATAGATTAGCGTTACGGGAATACCCCGATATTGACCCGCCTATTATCTCCATTAGCACAATTTATGTCGGTGCCTCTGCGGAAGTAGTGGAATCACGCGTCACCCAAATTATTGAAGAACGCATTGCCGGCATCGAGGGCATCAAGTCCATTAACTCAAGTAGCCGCGATGGCTTTTCTTCCATCAATATTGAATTCAAATTATCTCGGGATGTGGATGCCGCAGCAAATGATGTACGCGACCGAGTCGCAAGGGTTGTTGCAGACCTCCCAGAAGAAGCCGACCCGCCAGAGGTTCAGAAAACCGATGCCGACGAACAAGTCATTATGTGGCACAACTTATCGTCGGAGCAGCATAATATTCTAGAGCTTGCTGATTACGCTCAACGTCATATTGTCGATCGCCTTGCTGTGCTCGACGGGGTTGCTCGAGTACGCATCAGTGGCGGCCCAGAATACGCAATGCGAATTTGGCTAGACCGAAAGTCACTCGCTGCTCGTCAACTCACCGTGAGCGATGTTGAAAACGCATTGCGCCGTGAAAATGTGGAGCTTCCCGCCGGGACCTTGCAGTCACTAGAGCGTGACTTTGTCGTCAAAATTAATCGCCACTACCTCAGCCCTCCAGATTTTGAAGGCCTCGTCGTAAAGCGAGACGAACAAGGCTATCTCACCAGATTGGGTGACGTTGCCAGAGTGGAGCTGGGCGCTGCCGAATATCGCCAATCCTTCCAGGGTAACGGTATACCCATGGTCGGTGTAGGGGTAGTAAAACAAAGCGTATCCAACACCCTTGCCGTAGCTGAAGCGGTTCGCGCTGAAGTCATCAAAATTCGCCAATCCCTCCCCGATGGCATTGAATTGCACTCTAGTTTTGACAGCTCAGTGTTCATAGCCCGTGCCATATCTGAGGTTTACAGCACCTTGGCGATTGCCGCCGTCTTAGTTGTGCTCGTTATCTTTCTATTCCTAGGTGATTTTCGCGCAATGCTGGTTCCGGCCGTTACGGTTCCGGTCTCGCTAATTGCGACATTCACGGTGTTATACGCACTCGGTTACACCATTAACTTACTTACCCTACTCGCCCTCGTGCTCGCCATCGGGCTCGTCGTAGATGACAGTATCGTTGTTCTGGAAAATATCCATCGCCGCCTCCAAAACGGCGAGCCACCCCTTGTTGCCGCCTACCGTGGCAGCCGCCAAGTTGGCTTTGCCGTCCTTGCAACCACAGCCGTTCTCGTTGCAGTATTTGTGCCCATTAGTTTTCTCGATGGTGATGTGGGCCGCTTATTTGGCGAGTTTGCCGTCGCCATGGCGGTTGCGGTAGTGTTCTCAAGCCTTGTCGCCCTGACGTTGTCACCGGTGATTTGCTCTAAAGTACTGCGTAAAGATGCCATCCACGGCAGCCTAGGTAATTTTGTTGAAGGCCTTCTTCACCGTATGGAAAGCCGCTACGGCAAACTTTTAGCCGGCAGTATGAAACACTCCATCATCGCCGCCCTTGCCGTTGCCATGACGATTGGTGCCTGCGGCTTTTTCCTTCAAAAAGTCCCCACAGAATTTGCACCTAAAGAAGACCGCGGCGTGATGTTTTTGGTCATTCGTGGCCCTGAAGGTGCCTCTTATAATTATGTTACTCGACAACTAGGCGAAATAGAAAAACGCCTAATGCCCATGGTTGATGCCGGCATTGTTAAGCGCCTATTGCTTCGCGCACCCGGTGGCCGAGGCGGTGCAGACATCTACAACGAAGCGAATGGCGTTATCGTTCTTAGTCCCTGGGGTGAGCGAGAAAACGTTACCAAAGTGGTTGCCGAAATTCGCCAGCGATTGAATGGCTTTACGGGTTTGAGCGTGTACCCCATTTTGCCCCAATCCCTGAGTGGCGGCTTCAGTAAACCAGTGGAATTTGTCATTGGCGGCAGTAATTACCAAGACCTTGCCAAGTGGTCTGATCTACTCATTAAAGAAGCGAAAACCAACCCCGGCTTACTGGGTATTGATAGCGACTTCCGCCAAACCAAACCGCAACTTGCTGTCACCATAAACCGTGATCGCGCTGCCACACTGGGTGTCGATGCCAGCGAAATAAACCGCAGCCTAGAAACCTTGCTTGGTTCGCGGCGGGTGACAACCTTTATGATGGGCGGCGAAGAATACGACGTTATTCTAGAAGGCGAACCCAGCTCTCAGCACAGCCCAGAGGACTTAAGTAATATCTATGTTCGCTCGGCAACTACCGGCACCCTAATCCCGCTTGGCAACCTTGTCAGCCTGCAGGAACGAGGCGATGCCGCCGTACTTAATCGCTATAACCGAGTACGCGCAATCACTATCGATGCCAACCTAGCCAATGGTTACTCACTTGGTGAAGCCCTTACCTACCTAGAAAAAGTTGCCGCAGACAACTTCCCTAATGCAACCATTGATTTCAAAGGTGAATCTCTCGATTATCGTGAAGCCGGAAACGCGGTGTACTTTACCTTTGCCCTTGCTCTACTCGTGGTATTTCTGGTTCTTGCAGCGCAGTTTGAAAGCTTTATTCACCCTTTTATTATTCTACTTAGCGTCCCACTTGCCATCGCTGGCGCCCTAGCCGGACTTTACCTAAGTGGGCAAAGTCTAAATATTTACAGCCAAATTGCACTTATTATGCTGGTTGGCTTAGCGGCTAAGAATGGTATTTTATTGGTGGAATTTGCCAACCAATTACGTGATCAAGGATTAGCATTTGATGATGCGGTTTTACAGTCTGCTCGCCAGCGTTTACGCCCCATTGTAATGACCGCCTTCACCACCATTATGGGGGCAGTACCATTAATATTATCGTCAGGACCCGGCAGCGAATCACGCTATGTTATCGGTATTGTCGTGGTCTTTGGGGTTAGCTCAGCAACATTCTTAACACTATTTGTCATTCCAATGGCATATCGCCTTTTAGCCAAAAACACCAAGTCACCCCACACGGTATCAAGGCAACTTGAGGCTCAACTGGCGGTGACTGAAGACAAAGAGAAAAACGACTAG